A genomic region of Rhodococcus pyridinivorans contains the following coding sequences:
- a CDS encoding CobW family GTP-binding protein, which produces MAKKQIPVIVVAGFLGAGKTTLLNHLLRNTRGARIGVIVNDFGSVNIDSMMVAGQVDSMVSLSNGCLCCAVDVSDMDAMLDKLAHRSSDLDVIVVEASGLAEPRNMIRLVAGSENEYVSYGGLVLVVDAVEFDATAEQHPEVEQHVALADLVLINKTDRIDGEAHDDLLTRLCRLNSRAAVVSTDHGRLDPALLFDIPERPGPQPGEQLTLDRLLYEQDNHEHTHLHDGYDAITFESADALHPRVLVDLLENQPAGVFRIKGYVRVAAGLDTGTYLLHTVGDHIRFEPAGRGDDVPDGTQLVVIGADLDSDDVRERLRRCVPTEPVSADAMYAIHRFTPR; this is translated from the coding sequence ATGGCGAAGAAGCAGATCCCGGTGATCGTGGTGGCCGGATTTCTCGGCGCGGGGAAGACGACGCTGCTCAACCACCTGCTGCGCAACACCCGCGGTGCGCGGATCGGTGTGATCGTCAACGATTTCGGTTCCGTCAACATCGATTCGATGATGGTGGCGGGGCAGGTCGACTCGATGGTCTCGCTGAGCAACGGATGTCTGTGCTGCGCAGTCGATGTCAGTGACATGGACGCGATGCTCGACAAGCTCGCCCACCGCTCGTCCGATCTCGACGTGATCGTCGTCGAGGCGAGTGGACTCGCCGAGCCCCGCAACATGATCCGGCTCGTCGCCGGTTCGGAGAACGAATACGTCTCCTACGGTGGCCTCGTGCTGGTCGTCGACGCGGTGGAGTTCGACGCGACCGCCGAGCAGCATCCCGAGGTCGAACAGCACGTGGCGCTCGCCGATCTGGTGCTGATCAACAAGACCGACCGGATCGACGGTGAGGCCCACGACGATCTGCTGACGCGCCTGTGCCGGCTCAACTCCCGCGCCGCGGTCGTCTCGACCGATCACGGTCGCCTCGACCCGGCGTTGCTGTTCGACATCCCGGAGCGGCCGGGTCCGCAGCCGGGGGAGCAGCTCACCCTCGACCGGTTGCTCTACGAGCAGGACAACCACGAGCACACCCATCTGCACGACGGCTACGACGCGATCACCTTCGAGTCAGCAGATGCACTGCACCCCCGCGTGCTGGTCGATCTCCTCGAGAACCAGCCCGCAGGGGTGTTCCGTATCAAGGGATACGTGCGAGTCGCTGCCGGACTGGACACCGGCACCTATCTGTTGCACACCGTCGGCGACCACATCAGGTTCGAACCGGCGGGTCGCGGCGACGACGTGCCCGACGGGACGCAGCTCGTCGTCATCGGGGCCGATCTCGACTCCGACGACGTACGCGAGCGACTACGCCGCTGCGTGCCGACCGAACCGGTGTCCGCGGACGCGATGTACGCGATACACCGATTCACGCCCCGCTGA
- a CDS encoding MBL fold metallo-hydrolase → MSTSPIRVDRVVTSGTFALDGGEWEVDNNIWLVGDDSEVVVIDAAHTAQPIIDAVGGRKVVAIVCTHAHNDHITVAPELSEKLDAPILLNPADDVLWEMTHPGVAHGTLEDGERIRVAGTDIQAIATPGHSPGSTCLYLPEAGELFTGDTLFSGGPGATGRSFSDFPTIIGSIRDKLFVLPAETKVHTGHGDGTTIGTESPHLEEWIKRGS, encoded by the coding sequence GTGAGCACCTCGCCGATCCGCGTCGACCGGGTCGTCACGTCGGGCACCTTCGCGCTCGACGGCGGCGAATGGGAGGTCGACAACAACATCTGGCTCGTCGGCGACGACTCCGAGGTCGTGGTGATCGACGCCGCGCACACCGCGCAGCCGATCATCGACGCCGTCGGTGGACGGAAGGTCGTGGCGATCGTGTGCACGCACGCACACAACGACCACATCACCGTGGCGCCGGAGCTGTCCGAGAAGCTCGACGCGCCGATCCTGCTCAACCCGGCCGACGACGTGCTGTGGGAGATGACCCACCCGGGTGTCGCGCACGGCACGCTCGAGGACGGGGAGCGGATCCGGGTGGCCGGAACCGACATCCAGGCGATCGCCACGCCGGGTCACTCGCCGGGTTCGACCTGCCTGTACCTGCCGGAAGCGGGTGAGCTGTTCACCGGCGACACCCTGTTCTCCGGCGGACCGGGCGCGACGGGCCGCTCGTTCTCGGACTTCCCGACCATTATCGGGTCGATCCGCGACAAGCTGTTCGTCCTGCCCGCGGAGACGAAGGTGCACACCGGTCATGGCGACGGCACCACGATCGGCACCGAGTCGCCGCACCTCGAGGAGTGGATCAAGCGCGGCAGCTGA
- a CDS encoding cutinase family protein, whose amino-acid sequence MALRKSLSRRRILAGVFAPTALGVVAAAAIVLPQQDTPTVADPYLAGLAKTTECHDMVSLGIGGRGDIPRDESKMLVDENGNRLPAAQQGAYRSHWVEPVISAPLENHEAGDGYAAIYIEYPADLASYENAVNKGAENTIEVMKAIRRSCPDTQFAIVGFSEGADVARRAAMQIGAQEQSEDGSWEIIDPDAVSGVVILSDAGREAGEGFFPGAENGTNPDGFDRPYQPGSDAVSGRGVLPDTNGGFGHLAGKVASFCSEGDFTCSAPENIALIELLANVGRQVNGDALEREGLTPATGADLAQVVGRVALLALADISANPDWMRSDETFLEVLIKVSDPSYDPAARPTTPVAADADSGATREDGAEAPIPAERLSNLAYLPEKIVKEVVGFIRSNQNTLAVVLADPYDQTFGYDRENDDHYGHHFDYWDDDIDGKGTSTVEYAAAWLEHLARQAKEGNAVDANKVDKAAVLMIAEETAKAETAEASTTPETSPSSTVTDDATVADSSVPTPVDAVPAPAGDPAAPVAPPAPEAGVTTATPTPMTTTAPVSTPSETTTPATGETTTGAGSTTSSGTPTTTVAPTTTSPAPAA is encoded by the coding sequence ATGGCACTTCGAAAGTCGCTGTCGCGTCGGCGGATTCTCGCCGGCGTCTTCGCCCCCACCGCGCTCGGAGTCGTGGCAGCGGCCGCGATCGTGCTTCCGCAACAGGACACCCCCACCGTTGCCGACCCGTACCTCGCCGGCCTGGCGAAGACCACCGAATGTCACGACATGGTCAGCCTGGGTATCGGCGGTCGCGGTGACATCCCTCGCGACGAGTCGAAGATGCTCGTCGACGAGAACGGCAACCGCCTTCCCGCCGCCCAGCAGGGCGCCTACCGTAGCCATTGGGTCGAGCCGGTCATCAGCGCACCGCTCGAGAACCACGAGGCCGGCGACGGCTACGCGGCCATCTACATCGAGTACCCGGCCGACCTCGCCAGCTACGAGAACGCCGTGAACAAGGGCGCCGAGAACACCATCGAGGTCATGAAGGCCATCCGGCGGTCCTGCCCCGACACCCAGTTCGCCATCGTCGGGTTCAGCGAGGGCGCGGACGTCGCGCGCCGCGCCGCGATGCAGATCGGTGCGCAGGAGCAGAGCGAGGACGGTTCCTGGGAGATCATCGATCCCGACGCCGTCAGCGGCGTGGTCATCCTCTCCGACGCGGGCCGCGAGGCCGGAGAAGGCTTCTTCCCCGGCGCGGAAAACGGCACGAACCCCGACGGCTTCGATCGCCCCTACCAGCCGGGCAGCGACGCCGTTTCCGGACGCGGTGTCCTCCCCGACACGAACGGTGGTTTCGGTCATCTCGCCGGCAAGGTCGCCTCGTTCTGCTCCGAGGGCGACTTCACGTGCTCGGCACCCGAGAACATCGCGCTGATCGAACTGCTCGCGAACGTGGGTCGTCAGGTCAACGGCGACGCCCTCGAGCGTGAGGGACTGACACCCGCGACCGGTGCCGACCTGGCCCAGGTCGTCGGCCGGGTCGCGCTGCTCGCCCTCGCCGACATCTCGGCGAATCCGGACTGGATGCGGTCGGACGAGACCTTCCTCGAGGTGCTGATCAAGGTCTCCGACCCGAGCTACGATCCCGCCGCCCGCCCCACCACGCCTGTGGCTGCCGACGCCGACTCCGGCGCCACCCGTGAGGACGGGGCCGAGGCGCCGATCCCCGCGGAGCGTCTGTCGAACCTCGCGTACCTGCCGGAGAAGATCGTCAAGGAGGTCGTCGGGTTCATCCGGAGCAACCAGAACACCCTCGCGGTGGTGCTTGCCGACCCGTACGACCAGACCTTCGGCTACGACCGTGAGAACGACGACCACTACGGGCACCACTTCGACTACTGGGACGACGACATCGACGGCAAGGGCACATCCACCGTCGAGTACGCCGCCGCCTGGCTCGAGCACCTGGCCCGCCAGGCCAAGGAGGGCAACGCGGTCGATGCGAACAAGGTCGACAAGGCCGCGGTGCTGATGATCGCCGAGGAGACGGCGAAGGCCGAGACCGCCGAGGCGTCCACCACGCCGGAGACCTCGCCGTCCTCGACTGTGACCGACGATGCGACGGTCGCCGACAGCAGCGTGCCCACCCCCGTCGACGCTGTCCCGGCTCCCGCAGGCGACCCCGCTGCACCGGTGGCCCCGCCTGCACCCGAAGCGGGCGTGACGACAGCCACGCCCACCCCGATGACCACCACGGCTCCGGTCTCCACCCCGTCGGAGACCACGACTCCGGCCACGGGCGAGACCACCACGGGCGCCGGGTCGACCACCTCCTCCGGAACGCCCACGACGACCGTCGCCCCGACGACCACGTCGCCGGCACCGGCTGCCTGA
- the moaCB gene encoding bifunctional molybdenum cofactor biosynthesis protein MoaC/MoaB, which yields MTDLSHLDDQGRARMVDVSSKTDTTRIAVAAGELVTTPEVVALVRADDMPKADVLATARIAGIAAAKRTWELIPLCHQLALSSVKVMFDFTDTSITIEATAKTKGPTGVEMEALTAVAVAGLTLHDMVKAVDPAAVLDGVRLISKEGGKRGHWTRDDTPGRDGTPGAGEQPMEKTGRSAAVVVASTGVAAGTREDRTGPLIRSWLEDKGFAVRGPLVHADADIAAGLADAVRPGPALVVTTGGTGASPTDATPEATLALLDRELPGIAESIRQRGLEATPHAVLSRGVAGLVGHTVVVNLPGSPGGVKDGLAALDPILDHLLAQVAGGGAHE from the coding sequence GTGACCGACCTCAGCCACCTGGACGACCAGGGACGCGCCCGCATGGTGGACGTCTCCTCGAAGACCGACACCACACGGATCGCCGTGGCGGCAGGCGAACTCGTCACCACTCCCGAGGTGGTCGCGCTCGTCCGCGCCGACGACATGCCCAAGGCCGACGTCCTGGCCACGGCCCGCATCGCCGGCATCGCGGCGGCGAAACGCACCTGGGAGCTCATCCCCCTGTGCCACCAGCTGGCGCTGTCGTCGGTGAAGGTGATGTTCGACTTCACCGACACCTCGATCACGATCGAGGCCACCGCGAAGACCAAGGGCCCGACCGGAGTCGAGATGGAGGCGCTCACCGCGGTCGCCGTCGCCGGCCTGACCCTGCACGACATGGTCAAGGCCGTGGATCCGGCCGCCGTTCTCGACGGCGTGCGGCTGATCTCCAAGGAGGGCGGCAAGCGCGGCCACTGGACCCGTGACGACACACCCGGCCGGGACGGGACCCCCGGGGCCGGCGAACAGCCCATGGAGAAGACCGGACGCTCCGCCGCCGTGGTCGTCGCGTCGACCGGTGTCGCCGCGGGCACCCGCGAGGACCGCACCGGACCGCTCATCCGGTCGTGGCTCGAGGACAAGGGATTCGCGGTCCGCGGTCCCCTCGTCCACGCGGACGCCGACATCGCAGCCGGTCTCGCCGACGCGGTCCGTCCGGGCCCTGCCCTGGTCGTGACGACCGGCGGAACCGGGGCGTCGCCGACAGACGCGACCCCCGAAGCGACTCTCGCCCTGCTCGATCGTGAACTGCCCGGCATCGCGGAGTCGATCCGGCAGCGCGGACTCGAGGCCACCCCGCACGCTGTGCTCTCGCGCGGCGTCGCCGGTCTCGTCGGCCACACGGTCGTCGTGAACCTGCCCGGCTCGCCCGGCGGGGTGAAGGACGGTCTCGCCGCCCTCGACCCGATCCTCGACCATCTGTTGGCACAAGTCGCAGGAGGCGGCGCTCATGAGTGA
- a CDS encoding AMP-dependent synthetase/ligase, whose protein sequence is MADPRATTGTATAIDGRDGFPATVPRLLLDRVSRSPDSVAYLRPDGERWRPSTWTDVRREVFDLAAGLIGRGVGAGSRVAICATTCYRTVVADLAIACAGGVTVPIYPATRDDEVRSQIRRAHTVLTVADRPVAATDVLGIDGLDKLADEGRRLLRTDPDVVERRIAALSPDDEAALIYTACEDGRTKGACLTHRGTTYGARAVAQTGMISSSDRQLLWLPLAHVFGRSLLLMAMHTGVSTAVDGRADRVTANLRTVRPTFLGSVPHVLEKIARLERDELGGRLRFVVSGSARLSEDVARRFEQLGVPVLECYGITETSGPSCANLLGAHRPGTVGRPLRGTEVRIADTGELLIRSPGVMTGYHDDPAESAAALDADGWFHTGDLAEIDADGFVVVTGHRKDTFKTSTGKYVGPTALADRWRRMCPGSELVVAGELRPYCVGLVFTTAPEPVVAAALEQLDARSDPWERIRRFVTVSEPLETDDLDPAGRPIRDRVLARYASLVDEMYANGRRAGQDGSRQTDAL, encoded by the coding sequence GTGGCGGACCCCCGCGCGACGACGGGCACCGCGACCGCGATCGACGGTCGCGACGGGTTCCCCGCGACCGTGCCGCGTCTGCTGCTCGACCGGGTGTCCCGCTCCCCCGACTCCGTCGCCTACCTGCGCCCGGACGGTGAACGGTGGCGTCCTTCGACGTGGACGGACGTACGCCGCGAGGTCTTCGACCTCGCGGCGGGACTGATCGGTCGGGGTGTGGGAGCCGGATCGCGGGTCGCGATCTGCGCGACGACCTGTTATCGGACCGTCGTCGCCGACCTCGCGATCGCGTGCGCGGGCGGCGTCACCGTCCCGATCTACCCGGCGACCCGCGACGACGAGGTGCGGTCGCAGATCCGGCGTGCGCACACCGTCCTCACCGTCGCCGACCGGCCGGTCGCCGCCACCGACGTCCTGGGCATCGACGGACTCGACAAGCTCGCCGACGAAGGGCGCCGTCTGCTGCGCACCGACCCCGACGTCGTGGAGCGACGGATCGCGGCGTTGTCCCCGGATGACGAGGCCGCGCTGATATACACGGCGTGCGAGGACGGCCGCACCAAGGGCGCGTGCCTGACCCACCGGGGCACGACCTACGGCGCCCGTGCCGTCGCGCAGACCGGGATGATCTCGTCGTCCGACCGTCAGTTGCTGTGGTTGCCGCTCGCGCACGTCTTCGGCCGGTCGTTGCTGCTCATGGCCATGCACACAGGTGTGAGCACCGCCGTCGACGGTCGCGCCGACCGCGTCACCGCGAATCTGCGCACGGTCCGGCCGACCTTCCTGGGATCGGTCCCGCACGTGCTCGAGAAGATCGCCCGGCTGGAACGGGACGAGCTCGGGGGTCGGCTCCGCTTCGTCGTCTCCGGATCGGCGCGATTGTCCGAAGACGTCGCCCGGCGGTTCGAGCAGCTCGGTGTACCGGTGCTCGAGTGTTACGGGATCACGGAGACCTCCGGACCGTCGTGCGCGAACCTGCTCGGCGCGCACCGCCCCGGCACGGTCGGCCGACCACTGCGCGGCACGGAGGTCCGGATCGCCGACACCGGCGAACTCCTCATTCGGAGTCCCGGAGTGATGACCGGTTACCACGACGATCCCGCAGAGAGTGCCGCCGCGCTCGACGCCGACGGCTGGTTCCACACGGGCGATCTCGCCGAGATCGACGCCGACGGATTCGTCGTCGTGACAGGGCACCGCAAGGACACCTTCAAGACCAGCACCGGAAAGTACGTCGGCCCCACCGCGCTCGCCGACCGCTGGCGCCGGATGTGTCCGGGCAGCGAACTCGTCGTGGCCGGGGAGCTGCGCCCGTACTGCGTCGGTCTCGTGTTCACCACCGCGCCGGAACCGGTCGTCGCGGCCGCGCTGGAACAGCTCGACGCCCGATCGGATCCGTGGGAACGCATCCGCCGTTTCGTCACGGTGAGCGAGCCGCTGGAGACCGACGATCTCGATCCGGCCGGGCGTCCGATCCGGGATCGCGTGCTCGCCCGGTACGCCAGTCTCGTCGACGAGATGTACGCGAACGGTCGTCGCGCGGGCCAGGACGGGTCGCGGCAGACGGATGCCCTCTGA
- a CDS encoding S-(hydroxymethyl)mycothiol dehydrogenase: MSQTVRGVVARSKGAPVEVVPIVIPDPGPGEVVVAIAACGVCHTDLHYREGGINDEFPFLLGHEAAGVVESVGEGVDSVAVGDFVVLNWRAVCGQCRACKRGQPQYCFDTFNATQKMTLEDGTELTPALGIGAFADKTLVHAGQCTKVDPSADPAVVGLLGCGVMAGLGAAVNTGGVTRGQSVAVIGCGGVGDAAIMGARLAGAVTIIAVDRDDKKLEWATDLGATHTVNSSGVDAVEAIKELTGGFGADVVIDAVGRPETYKQAFYARDLAGTVVLVGVPTPDMTLEMPLIDFFSHGGSLKSSWYGDCLPERDFPTYVDLYQQGRLPLEKFVTERIGIDDVEKAFETMHRGEVLRSVVVL; encoded by the coding sequence ATGTCGCAAACAGTCCGCGGAGTCGTCGCTCGCTCGAAGGGAGCGCCTGTCGAGGTCGTGCCCATCGTGATCCCCGATCCCGGCCCCGGTGAGGTCGTCGTCGCGATCGCCGCGTGCGGCGTGTGCCACACGGATCTGCACTACCGCGAGGGCGGCATCAACGACGAGTTCCCGTTCCTGCTCGGCCACGAGGCCGCCGGTGTCGTCGAATCCGTCGGTGAGGGCGTCGACTCGGTCGCCGTGGGCGACTTCGTCGTCCTGAACTGGCGCGCGGTGTGCGGCCAGTGTCGCGCCTGCAAGCGCGGTCAGCCGCAGTACTGCTTCGACACCTTCAACGCCACCCAGAAGATGACACTCGAGGACGGCACCGAACTCACTCCGGCGCTGGGCATCGGCGCGTTCGCCGACAAGACCCTCGTCCACGCCGGTCAGTGCACCAAGGTCGACCCGAGCGCCGATCCGGCCGTCGTCGGCCTGCTCGGCTGCGGTGTCATGGCCGGTCTCGGTGCCGCCGTCAACACGGGCGGAGTCACCCGCGGCCAGTCCGTCGCCGTCATCGGCTGCGGCGGTGTCGGCGACGCCGCGATCATGGGTGCGCGCCTGGCAGGTGCCGTCACGATCATCGCCGTCGACCGCGACGACAAGAAGCTCGAGTGGGCCACCGACCTCGGTGCCACCCACACCGTCAACTCCAGCGGGGTCGACGCGGTCGAGGCGATCAAGGAGCTGACGGGCGGTTTCGGTGCGGACGTCGTCATCGACGCGGTGGGCAGGCCGGAGACCTACAAGCAGGCCTTCTACGCCCGCGACCTCGCCGGCACCGTCGTCCTCGTCGGTGTACCCACCCCGGATATGACCCTCGAGATGCCGCTGATCGACTTCTTCTCGCACGGCGGCTCGCTCAAGAGCTCGTGGTACGGCGACTGCTTGCCCGAGCGCGACTTCCCGACCTACGTCGACCTGTACCAGCAGGGACGCCTGCCGCTCGAGAAGTTCGTCACCGAGCGCATCGGCATCGACGACGTCGAGAAGGCGTTCGAGACGATGCACCGCGGTGAGGTCCTCCGTTCGGTGGTGGTCCTGTGA
- a CDS encoding LuxR C-terminal-related transcriptional regulator yields the protein MSPAARRPEVLIAELRDVLTGPLAEIAQRFSTYVDDLAPHSALVIFTRECTGRPRKVAGDPSIVDRVTIAELDRVRNDLVAGEIRRGSFRLAGRDREVCAILDSTDTLLVFVPRGARATSAALVLVRAAFGVVATGIRLQVHTASPAYLAESRAASAERARTVAELTESHAVTLETILATLRSKDLDDTRARTTARETATEALIGLRSAVDLHRELAEEALTTAFARLHGELRDLVRHRPLDLQMVAPPVGGRGLPGEVAHAARAIARGAVLAMSGQTDVTRVRVAWTCDDSTLLVDVRDDGSGEIDVVELGRQLRDRVETLGGGIESESTPGWGTRIAVSFPLDLPIAATDGPALDALAALAPREIEVLEHLVAGRRNRVIAERLGVSESTVKFHVAGVLRKLGVSTRGEAAALGAEAGVRAAG from the coding sequence GTGAGTCCCGCTGCCCGTCGCCCTGAGGTCCTGATCGCCGAGCTGCGCGACGTCCTCACCGGTCCGCTCGCGGAGATCGCGCAGCGATTCTCCACCTATGTCGACGACCTCGCTCCGCACAGTGCCCTGGTGATCTTCACGAGGGAATGCACCGGCCGGCCGCGGAAGGTGGCCGGCGACCCGTCGATCGTCGACCGGGTGACCATCGCCGAGCTGGACCGGGTGCGGAACGACCTCGTCGCGGGGGAGATCCGCCGCGGCAGCTTCCGTCTCGCTGGTCGCGATCGTGAGGTGTGCGCGATCCTCGACAGCACCGACACGCTCCTGGTGTTCGTGCCTCGCGGGGCCCGGGCCACCTCCGCGGCCCTCGTTCTCGTGCGGGCGGCGTTCGGGGTGGTCGCGACCGGCATCCGGTTGCAGGTGCACACCGCCAGCCCGGCATATCTCGCGGAATCGCGGGCCGCCTCCGCGGAGCGGGCCCGCACCGTCGCCGAGCTCACCGAATCCCATGCCGTGACCCTCGAGACGATCCTCGCGACCCTGCGGTCGAAGGATCTCGACGACACCCGTGCCCGGACCACGGCGCGGGAGACGGCGACCGAGGCCCTGATCGGCCTGCGATCGGCGGTGGACCTGCACCGCGAACTCGCGGAGGAGGCACTGACCACCGCGTTCGCGCGACTCCACGGTGAACTGCGCGATCTGGTGCGGCACCGCCCGCTCGACCTGCAGATGGTCGCTCCGCCGGTGGGTGGACGGGGACTGCCCGGCGAGGTCGCGCACGCGGCCCGCGCGATCGCCCGGGGCGCCGTGCTGGCGATGTCCGGTCAGACCGACGTGACGCGGGTGCGCGTCGCGTGGACCTGCGACGACTCGACCCTGCTGGTGGACGTGCGTGACGACGGCAGCGGCGAGATCGACGTCGTCGAACTCGGGCGCCAGCTCCGCGACCGCGTCGAAACCCTCGGCGGTGGAATCGAATCCGAGTCGACCCCCGGCTGGGGCACACGGATCGCGGTGAGCTTCCCGCTCGACCTGCCGATCGCTGCGACGGACGGACCCGCTCTCGATGCGCTCGCCGCGCTCGCGCCCCGGGAGATCGAGGTCCTCGAACATCTCGTGGCCGGACGGCGCAACCGCGTCATCGCCGAACGTCTCGGCGTGAGCGAGTCGACGGTGAAGTTCCACGTGGCCGGCGTACTACGAAAACTCGGCGTCAGCACTCGCGGTGAGGCCGCGGCTCTCGGTGCAGAGGCCGGGGTCCGCGCCGCGGGCTGA
- a CDS encoding DEAD/DEAH box helicase produces the protein MTTSFSDLGVPRPLVATLNDAGITSPFPIQVDTLPDTLAGRDVLGRGRTGSGKTLAFSIPLAARLAGRSTRAAGRPRGLILAPTRELATQIAAAIEPLAHSSGLKVTTIFGGVSQKRQVEALRRGVDIVIACPGRLEDLMRQKFVALDDIEVTVLDEADHMADLGFLPGVTRILTATPKDGQRLLFSATLDNGVDKLVKRFLKNPVMHSVDEATSPVAAMTHHVFDVAGMDTKKDLVRTLASGTGRRILFMRTKHQARKLAKQLTDSGIPAVDLHGNLSQNARDRNLAAFSSGEARVLVATDVAARGVHVDDVELVVHVDPPAEHKAYLHRSGRTARAGSTGDVVTVVLPDQRRDLAAIMRKAAIDVTPIKVTADSEHVLKLVGEIAPYVAPAPKQASAPSRPQRNGGSRRSSAPRQGSGSGQRSSSSGQRSAGGQRSSGGQRSSGGQRSSGGQRAAGGQRSAGQGAAAATGGRRRPQRRTSAAR, from the coding sequence ATGACCACATCTTTCTCCGATCTCGGGGTGCCCCGCCCGCTCGTCGCCACGCTGAACGACGCCGGGATCACCAGCCCCTTCCCCATCCAGGTGGACACCCTCCCCGACACCCTCGCCGGTCGTGACGTGCTCGGACGCGGACGCACGGGTAGCGGTAAGACCCTGGCCTTCTCGATCCCGCTCGCCGCTCGCCTCGCCGGCAGGAGCACCCGGGCGGCAGGCCGTCCGCGTGGCCTGATCCTGGCTCCCACCCGCGAACTGGCGACCCAGATCGCCGCGGCCATCGAACCGCTCGCGCATTCGTCGGGTCTGAAGGTCACCACGATCTTCGGCGGCGTGTCGCAGAAGCGCCAGGTCGAGGCCCTCCGTCGCGGCGTCGACATCGTCATCGCCTGCCCGGGCCGCCTCGAGGACCTCATGCGCCAGAAGTTCGTGGCGCTCGACGACATCGAGGTCACAGTGCTCGACGAGGCCGATCACATGGCAGACCTCGGCTTCCTGCCCGGCGTCACCCGCATCCTGACGGCGACACCGAAAGACGGTCAGCGCCTGCTGTTCTCGGCCACCCTGGACAACGGCGTCGACAAGCTCGTCAAGCGGTTCCTGAAGAACCCGGTCATGCACTCGGTCGACGAGGCCACCTCCCCCGTCGCCGCGATGACCCACCACGTCTTCGACGTCGCGGGCATGGATACGAAGAAGGACCTCGTCCGCACCCTCGCATCGGGAACCGGTCGCCGAATCCTGTTCATGCGCACCAAGCATCAGGCCCGCAAGCTCGCCAAGCAACTCACCGACTCCGGCATCCCAGCGGTGGACCTGCACGGCAACCTCTCCCAGAACGCCCGCGACCGCAATCTCGCCGCGTTCTCGTCGGGTGAGGCGCGGGTGCTCGTGGCGACGGACGTCGCCGCACGTGGTGTCCACGTCGACGACGTCGAACTCGTCGTGCACGTCGATCCCCCGGCCGAGCACAAGGCGTACCTGCACCGCTCCGGTCGCACGGCCCGCGCCGGCAGCACCGGCGACGTCGTCACCGTCGTCCTACCCGACCAGCGCAGGGATCTCGCGGCCATCATGCGCAAGGCCGCCATCGACGTCACCCCCATCAAGGTGACGGCGGATTCCGAGCACGTGCTGAAGCTCGTCGGCGAGATCGCGCCGTACGTCGCGCCGGCACCGAAGCAGGCTTCCGCGCCGTCGCGTCCGCAGCGCAACGGCGGCAGCCGCCGTTCGTCGGCTCCCCGCCAGGGCTCCGGTTCGGGTCAGCGTTCCTCGTCGAGCGGACAGCGTTCCGCCGGTGGTCAGCGCTCCTCGGGTGGGCAGCGCTCCTCGGGTGGGCAGCGCTCCTCGGGTGGGCAGCGCGCGGCCGGCGGTCAGCGTTCGGCCGGTCAGGGCGCCGCAGCTGCCACCGGTGGCCGTCGTCGTCCCCAGCGCCGTACCTCCGCCGCTCGCTGA
- a CDS encoding molybdenum cofactor biosynthesis protein MoaE: MSELLARLSSEPLDPAAVDAAVAGAEHGAVVLFTGVVRNHDGGQSVTALQYQAHPDAETFLRRCCEDVAAKSGLPVAAVHRVGDLTIGDLALVAAVAAPHRAEAFATCAELVERIKAEVPIWKRQHFTEGASEWVGL, translated from the coding sequence ATGAGTGAACTACTGGCCCGGCTCTCCTCGGAACCGCTCGATCCCGCAGCGGTGGACGCCGCGGTGGCAGGCGCCGAACACGGTGCGGTGGTGCTCTTCACCGGTGTCGTCCGCAATCACGACGGTGGACAGTCGGTGACCGCGCTGCAGTACCAGGCACATCCGGATGCCGAAACGTTCCTGCGGCGGTGCTGCGAGGACGTCGCGGCGAAGTCCGGGCTTCCGGTCGCGGCGGTGCACCGAGTGGGCGATCTCACCATCGGCGATCTCGCGCTGGTCGCGGCGGTCGCCGCCCCACACCGCGCAGAAGCCTTCGCCACCTGCGCCGAACTGGTCGAACGCATCAAGGCCGAAGTGCCGATCTGGAAGCGTCAGCACTTCACCGAGGGTGCCTCGGAGTGGGTGGGTCTGTAG